The Muricauda sp. SCSIO 65647 genome includes a region encoding these proteins:
- a CDS encoding PolC-type DNA polymerase III, translated as MAKQKNTYPKFWKTYADTFERALPDEIEEVDFVVLDTETTGFDFKKDRILSIGALKISNGTISPKTSFELFLQQETFDSKTVQIHGILKKTKIEQIGELEALKTTLKLLERSVLVAHHVAFDVRMLNEALKRNGLPRLKNPELDTSVLYNKSLAKSKRKKEGHYSLDELANTFNIPKTDRHTALGDAYITAIAFLHIMEKLKPVSLKQLLKKDRFGWLWNSF; from the coding sequence ATGGCCAAACAGAAAAATACCTATCCCAAGTTTTGGAAGACCTATGCCGACACCTTCGAAAGGGCACTGCCAGACGAGATAGAAGAAGTTGATTTTGTTGTCTTGGATACGGAAACCACCGGATTTGACTTCAAAAAAGATAGGATTCTGAGTATTGGCGCGCTGAAAATCAGCAATGGAACGATCAGCCCAAAAACTTCTTTCGAGCTGTTTTTGCAACAAGAAACCTTCGATTCAAAAACAGTTCAAATACATGGCATTCTAAAAAAGACCAAAATCGAGCAGATAGGTGAACTGGAAGCCTTAAAAACCACATTAAAATTATTGGAAAGATCGGTTTTGGTGGCACATCATGTCGCTTTTGATGTAAGAATGCTCAACGAAGCATTAAAACGTAACGGTCTTCCAAGGTTGAAGAATCCAGAATTGGATACTTCGGTACTGTACAACAAAAGTCTTGCTAAAAGCAAACGGAAAAAAGAAGGCCATTACAGTTTAGATGAACTTGCCAATACATTCAATATACCCAAAACAGATCGGCACACTGCTCTGGGAGATGCCTATATCACTGCAATCGCCTTCCTTCATATCATGGAAAAATTAAAACCTGTCTCTCTAAAGCAACTGCTGAAAAAAGACAGGTTTGGGTGGTTATGGAACAGCTTCTAA